From Tiliqua scincoides isolate rTilSci1 chromosome 2, rTilSci1.hap2, whole genome shotgun sequence, the proteins below share one genomic window:
- the JAKMIP2 gene encoding janus kinase and microtubule-interacting protein 2 → MSKKGRSKAEKPEALIMSLQAANEDLRTKLTDIQIELHQEKSKANKLEREKTQETKRIRELEQRKQTVQITELKAKLHEEKMKELQAVRENLIKQHEQEMARTMKIRDSEIQRLKSALYALREGSSDKVRTALTIEAREEARKQFDSERLKLLQEITELKSAKKQVDEALNNMIQADKIKAGDLRSEHQSHQEAISKIKWESERDIRRLMDEIKAKDRIIFSLEKELETQTGYVQKLQLQKEALDEQLFLVKEAECNMSSPKREIPGRAGDGSEHCSSPDLRRNQKRMAELNATIRKLEDRNTLLVDERNELLKRVREAEKQCKPLLERNKCLSKRNDELMQSLQRMEDKLKAIAKENLEMKEKMTSHPPLKKLKSLNDLDQANEEQETEFLKLQVIEQQNIIDELTRDREKLIRRRKHKRSSKPIKRHILDTVYGGDDDSMDSETSSMASFRTDRTPATPDEDLDESLAAEESELRFRQLTKEYQALQRAYALLQEQTGGIIDAEREAKAQEQLQAEVQRYKAKIEDLEKTLAQKGQDSHWVEDKQLFIKRNQELLDKIEKLDIDNNRLQQELQDARDQNELLEFRNLELEERERRSPPFNLQIHPFSDGVSALQIYCMKEGVKDVSIPDLIKQLDILGDNGNLRNEEQVAIIQASTVLSLAEKWIQQIEGAEAALHQKMMELESDMEQFCKIKGYLEEELDYRKQALDQAYMRIQELEATLYNALQQETVIKFGELLSEKQQEELRTAVEKLRRQMLRKSREYDCQILQERMELLQQAHQRIRDLEDKTDIQKRQIKDLEEKFLFLFLFFSLAFILWP, encoded by the exons ATGTCAAAAAAAGGACGCAGCAAGGCTGAAAAGCCAGAGGCACTGATTATGTCCTTACAAGCTGCCAATGAAGATCTCAGGACCAAGCTAACAGACATTCAGATTGAACTTCATCAGGAGAAGTCTAAG GCAAATAAACTTGAAAGGGAGAAAACCCAAGAAACAAAGCGGATTCGGGAGCTGGAGCAACGCAAGCAGACTGTGCAGATCACCGAATTGAAAGCGAAGCTCCACGAGGAGAAGATGAAGGAACTCCAGGCCGTGCGGGAAAATCTCATCAAACAGCACGAGCAAGAAATGGCACGGACCATGAAAATCAGAGACAGTGAGATCCAGAGGCTCAAGTCAGCGCTGTACGCATTGCGGGAAGGGAGCAGTGACAAAGTACGGACAGCACTGACCATTGAGGCTCGCGAAGAGGCCAGGAAACAGTTTGACTCTGAGCGCCTTAAACTTTTGCAGGAAATCACTGAACTGAAGTCTGCCAAAAAGCAGGTGGATGAGGCTCTTAACAACATGATCCAGGCTGATAAGATCAAAGCAGGGGATCTCCGGAGTGAGCACCAATCCCACCAGGAAGCTATCTCCAAGATCAAATGGGAGAGTGAAAGAGATATTCGCAGGCTG ATGGATGAAATCAAAGCAAAAGACAGAATCATCTTTTCCTTGGAGAAAGAGCTGGAGACCCAGACTGGCTATGTGCAGAAGCTTCAGCTGCAGAAAGAGGCTTTGGATGAGCAACTTTTTCTCGTCAAGGAGGCCGAATGTAACATGAGCAGTCCCAAAAGAGAGATCCCAGGCAGAGCAGGAGATGGCTCCGAACACTGCAGCAGTCCT GACCTCCGCAGAAACCAGAAAAGGATGGCAGAGCTCAATGCTACTATACGGAAACTGGAGGACAGGAACACACTACTTGTAGATGAACGGAATGAACTG TTGAAACGTGTTCGGGAAGCTGAAAAGCAATGCAAACCTCTCCTGGAAAGAAATAAGTGCCTCTCCAAGAGAAATGATGAACTCATGCAATCACTGCAGCGCATGGAGGACAAACTCAAAGCAATCGCGAAAGAAAATCTAGAAATG aaagaaaaaatgaccTCGCATCCTCCTCTGAAGAAATTAAAATCTCTCAATGACCTGGATCAAGCTAATGAAGAGCAAGAAACTGAATTTTTGAAGCTTCAGGTTATAGAGCAACAGAACATAATTGATGAGCTGACAAGG GACAGAGAGAAACTTATTAGGCGCAGGAAGCATAAAAGAAGTTCAAAGCCAATTAAG AGGCATATATTGGATACAGTTTATGGTGGCGACGATGACTCCATGGACTCTGAAACCTCATCCATGGCTTCATTCAGGACGGACAGAACACCAGCAACTCCAGATGAAGACCTGGATGAA AGCTTAGCAGCTGAAGAATCAGAGCTCCGATTTCGACAACTAACAAAGGAGTATCAGGCCCTGCAAAGAGCATATGCATTACTGCAAGAGCAAACAGGGGGTATTATAGATGCTGAACGGGAAGCCAAG GCAcaggagcagctccaagccgaaGTCCAGCGGTATAAAGCTAAAATAGAAGATCTGGAAAAAACATTGGCCCAAAAAGGACAG GACTCCCACTGGGTTGAAGATAAGCAGCTATTTATTAAAAGAAATCAGGAGCTTTTGGATAAG ATAGAAAAACTGGACATAGACAATAATCGACTGCAACAGGAACTGCAAGATGCCAGAGATCAGAATGAACTGCTGGAGTTCCGAAATCTAGAGCTTGAA gaaagagaaagaaggtcTCCACCATTTAATCTCCAAATCCACCCATTCTCTGATGGTGTAAGTGCTCTACAGATCTACTGCATGAAGGAAGGTGTCAAG GATGTTAGCATTCCAGACCTCATAAAGCAGTTAGACATCCTGGGTGACAATGGG AATTTAAGAAATGAAGAACAAGTGGCCATAATTCAAGCTAGCACTGTACTGTCCCTGGCAGAAAAG TGGATACAGCAGATTGAAGGGGCTGAAGCAGCTCTGCACCAGAAGATGATGGAGCTGGAGAGTGACATG GAGCAGTTCTGTAAAATAAAAGGTTACCTAGAGGAAGAACTTGACTATAGGAAACAAGCTCTTGACCAAGCCTACATG AGAATCCAGGAACTTGAAGCGACTTTATACAATGCTTTGCAGCAAGAAACAGTGATAAAGTTTGGAGAACTGCTCAGTGAGAAACAGCAGGAAGAACTTAGGACTGCTGTAGAAAAATTAAGGCGGCAGATGCTGAGAAAAAGCAGAGAATATGACTGCCAGATCCTACAGGAGAGAATGGAGTTGCTTCAGCAGGCACATCAA